The following coding sequences are from one Deinococcus cellulosilyticus NBRC 106333 = KACC 11606 window:
- the ypfJ gene encoding KPN_02809 family neutral zinc metallopeptidase: protein MDWKRLGQSGNVEDRRGIPGGGLAIGGGAGLIILIVSLLFGGNPGQILNQLNGNSQQTAQPKNDEIFQFTKAVLGSTDEYWGAVFQKSGRTYREPTLALFTAGTQTACGNATSATGPFYCPNDQKIYVDPSFFDTLASRFDAKGDFAAAYVIAHEVGHHVQNELNILDQVQASGDRQGANSAAVRLELQADCFAGVWANSLANTSNPIVTAQDINEGRVAAQSVGDDALQERSRGYSDPETFTHGTSAQRDQWFSTGVRTGDPNKCNTFR, encoded by the coding sequence ATGGACTGGAAAAGATTAGGACAGAGTGGAAATGTGGAGGACCGTCGTGGGATTCCGGGCGGTGGACTGGCCATCGGGGGTGGGGCGGGCCTCATCATTCTGATTGTCAGTTTGCTGTTCGGAGGCAATCCCGGGCAGATCCTCAATCAACTGAATGGAAACTCCCAGCAAACCGCACAACCCAAGAACGATGAAATCTTTCAATTCACCAAAGCCGTTCTGGGGAGCACCGATGAGTACTGGGGGGCGGTCTTCCAGAAATCTGGACGCACCTACCGTGAACCGACCCTGGCCCTCTTCACTGCAGGAACCCAGACAGCGTGTGGCAATGCCACCTCTGCAACAGGTCCCTTCTACTGCCCGAACGACCAGAAGATCTACGTGGACCCCAGTTTCTTTGATACTCTGGCAAGTCGTTTTGATGCAAAAGGGGATTTTGCTGCAGCTTACGTGATTGCCCACGAGGTGGGACACCACGTGCAGAACGAACTGAACATTCTGGATCAGGTGCAGGCCAGTGGGGACCGCCAGGGGGCCAACTCTGCTGCAGTGCGTCTTGAACTTCAGGCCGACTGCTTTGCCGGGGTGTGGGCCAATTCTCTTGCAAACACCAGCAACCCCATCGTGACCGCTCAGGACATCAATGAGGGACGTGTCGCTGCCCAGTCGGTCGGGGATGACGCCCTGCAGGAACGCTCCAGAGGCTACTCTGACCCTGAAACCTTCACCCACGGGACCAGTGCCCAGCGAGACCAGTGGTTCAGCACGGGTGTTCGCACAGGTGACCCCAACAAGTGCAACACCTTCAGGTAA
- a CDS encoding phosphotransferase enzyme family protein, whose amino-acid sequence MHSLLSSLNLSAADLKPLGQAENFTFQIYLQGRPHLLRLSPQARYTPEQRQTERELVGSLRPDLLFTVQRPLPFPDGKWSQQVQFQDRAYVASLWEFLEGTFLEHPTLAQMQALGAATAHFHRRALAFVKHHPAPRPQFQVPVLVKDLLIQEHDVFHLHDLLLTFSQHMEQGKLQMALIHGDLHQSNYLFQEDRPGFIDFDDCQHAPLVMEWAATLAHQSHREDFDDVQQAYFAGYFLMFPEMRDQLAFLPLAVVVRRLWLMEWAWVRKDTSYLKDFVQDYLQHHLQQLHHDLKHLNN is encoded by the coding sequence ATGCATTCCCTTCTCTCCAGCCTCAACCTTTCCGCTGCCGACCTGAAACCTCTGGGACAGGCAGAGAATTTCACCTTCCAGATTTACTTGCAGGGCAGGCCCCACCTGCTCAGGCTCAGCCCACAGGCCAGATACACCCCGGAACAACGCCAGACCGAAAGGGAACTGGTGGGTTCACTCAGACCAGACCTGCTGTTCACAGTGCAACGGCCCCTGCCCTTTCCAGATGGCAAATGGAGCCAGCAGGTTCAATTTCAGGACAGAGCATATGTGGCCAGCCTGTGGGAATTCCTGGAAGGCACATTTCTGGAGCACCCCACACTGGCACAGATGCAGGCCCTCGGTGCAGCCACAGCCCACTTTCACCGGAGGGCTCTGGCTTTTGTGAAACACCATCCTGCTCCAAGACCTCAATTTCAGGTTCCAGTGCTGGTGAAGGATCTGCTGATCCAGGAACATGATGTCTTTCACCTGCATGACCTGCTGCTGACCTTTTCGCAGCACATGGAACAGGGAAAACTGCAGATGGCCCTGATCCATGGAGACCTGCACCAGAGCAATTACCTGTTTCAGGAAGACAGGCCTGGTTTCATCGATTTCGATGACTGTCAGCACGCTCCACTGGTGATGGAATGGGCCGCCACCCTTGCCCACCAGAGTCACAGGGAAGATTTTGATGATGTGCAGCAGGCGTATTTCGCAGGCTACTTCCTGATGTTTCCAGAAATGCGGGATCAACTTGCCTTTCTGCCTCTTGCGGTGGTGGTGCGCAGGTTGTGGCTCATGGAGTGGGCCTGGGTGCGCAAAGACACCTCTTACCTCAAAGACTTTGTGCAGGACTACCTGCAGCATCATCTTCAGCAACTTCACCATGACCTGAAGCACCTGAACAACTGA
- a CDS encoding phosphotransferase enzyme family protein produces the protein MTEFSQLTAKAQIYRLRQAAFQALKAYPFEVKRLTVLNHGFNTTFRVDDTEGNKYALRINVNSRRSIENVNAEVAWLDALARETDIPVVKPLRTRDGEILQMVQVPGMEEPVPSALFDWIPGPLLGDRKSTALFRQLGQVTAKLHQHASSWQLPEGCALPGTTSIYLGDKVVLFDQEGQDNLNDEQLQLFSTVADRAQTALDGIYARGGQTFPLHTDLHSHNIKVWKKTLQIFDFDDCAMGHPIQDIANALYYQIGFPEREAYHAAFQEGYAEVLPWTFDDAEIEALKAGRAILLANDVLKNLNPDVRKYIPRFLERTTGRMKHWLEHGSYCNPAEGTDPQ, from the coding sequence ATGACCGAATTCTCCCAGCTCACGGCAAAAGCCCAGATCTACCGTCTCAGGCAGGCTGCATTTCAGGCCCTGAAAGCCTATCCTTTCGAGGTCAAACGCCTCACCGTGCTGAACCACGGATTCAACACCACCTTCCGGGTGGATGACACTGAGGGCAACAAATACGCCCTGCGCATCAATGTGAACAGCAGACGCAGCATCGAAAATGTGAATGCAGAAGTGGCCTGGCTGGATGCCCTGGCCCGGGAGACCGACATTCCCGTGGTGAAACCCCTGCGCACCAGAGACGGGGAAATCCTGCAGATGGTGCAGGTCCCTGGCATGGAAGAGCCTGTTCCATCTGCCCTGTTTGACTGGATTCCAGGACCACTGCTGGGAGACCGCAAATCAACAGCGCTGTTCCGGCAGCTCGGTCAGGTGACCGCAAAACTGCACCAGCATGCAAGCTCCTGGCAGCTGCCCGAAGGCTGTGCCCTTCCAGGCACCACCAGCATATACCTGGGGGACAAAGTGGTGCTTTTTGACCAGGAAGGTCAGGACAACCTGAACGATGAGCAACTTCAACTGTTCAGCACTGTGGCAGACCGGGCACAAACTGCACTGGATGGCATTTATGCCAGAGGGGGTCAGACCTTCCCCCTTCACACCGACCTGCACAGCCACAACATCAAAGTCTGGAAAAAGACCCTGCAGATCTTTGATTTTGACGATTGTGCAATGGGACACCCGATTCAGGACATCGCCAACGCCCTGTACTACCAGATTGGCTTCCCTGAACGGGAAGCGTACCATGCAGCTTTTCAGGAAGGCTATGCAGAGGTGCTCCCCTGGACTTTCGATGATGCAGAGATCGAAGCCCTGAAAGCTGGACGGGCAATCCTGCTGGCCAATGACGTGCTGAAAAACCTGAACCCGGATGTGCGCAAGTACATTCCCAGGTTTCTGGAACGCACCACCGGACGCATGAAACACTGGCTGGAACATGGAAGTTACTGCAATCCTGCAGAAGGGACTGACCCGCAATAA
- a CDS encoding SRPBCC family protein codes for MTESTNSYHFVTHWRVKSTCQEISDILADAESLPRWWPSVYLEVKVLNPGNASGVGRVVDLYTKGWLPYTLRWSFTVTEVRAPYGFSLEAKGDFVGRGIWTFRQDGDCVNITYDWSIVAEKPLLKYLSFLMKPIFRWNHEWAMRKGFESLELELQRRHARTPEEATSIPAPPMPTFVR; via the coding sequence ATGACGGAAAGCACCAACAGTTACCACTTCGTGACCCACTGGCGCGTGAAAAGCACCTGCCAGGAAATCAGCGACATTCTGGCAGATGCTGAAAGCCTGCCCCGCTGGTGGCCCAGTGTCTACCTGGAGGTCAAAGTCCTGAACCCCGGAAATGCCAGTGGGGTCGGCAGGGTGGTGGACCTGTACACCAAAGGCTGGTTGCCTTACACCCTGCGCTGGTCTTTCACAGTCACCGAGGTGAGGGCCCCGTATGGATTCAGCCTGGAGGCAAAAGGGGATTTTGTGGGGAGGGGCATCTGGACGTTCAGGCAGGATGGGGACTGCGTGAACATCACCTATGACTGGTCCATCGTTGCAGAAAAGCCACTGCTGAAATATCTGTCTTTTTTGATGAAGCCCATTTTTCGCTGGAACCACGAGTGGGCCATGCGCAAGGGCTTTGAAAGCCTGGAACTGGAGTTGCAGCGCAGGCATGCCCGCACCCCGGAGGAAGCCACCAGCATTCCTGCCCCTCCCATGCCCACCTTTGTCCGCTGA
- a CDS encoding ester cyclase — protein sequence MSEANRSIFQHFLDEVVERGNLSVIEDVISPQFLNHDPRLPHLPPDLEGEKRFFAELHASFESLEVQVQEFRAFQELVVCRSTWSGMHVGTFAGLPCTRRRVSLEVVDILKFRDGFLMERWGLLDHWHLLNQLKGDPT from the coding sequence ATGTCCGAGGCGAACCGCAGCATCTTCCAGCACTTTCTGGACGAGGTGGTGGAACGGGGGAACCTGAGCGTCATCGAAGACGTGATCAGCCCGCAGTTTCTCAACCACGACCCGAGGCTCCCCCACCTTCCTCCAGACCTGGAGGGAGAGAAACGCTTCTTCGCAGAACTCCACGCTTCCTTTGAAAGTTTAGAAGTCCAGGTGCAGGAATTCCGGGCTTTTCAGGAGTTGGTGGTGTGCCGCAGCACCTGGTCGGGCATGCACGTTGGCACTTTTGCTGGCCTGCCGTGCACCAGACGCAGGGTTTCTCTGGAGGTGGTGGACATCCTGAAATTCAGGGATGGCTTTCTGATGGAACGCTGGGGCCTTCTGGACCACTGGCATCTCTTAAACCAGTTGAAGGGTGATCCAACATGA
- a CDS encoding ATP-binding protein: MHVQTLGALEAGIKPIKPKNLLLLCYLALEGKQDRKHLQMLFWPEAADPATSLRVALSYLQGLGKDLFRSVQNQVESLIHTDAQELTQFYQQQQYSEVIKLYSGAFLKGLDLKNSSTELEDWIFETREKLASLVQWSVLYEAQKVRYSMPDQFQALAEQFFQIDGAPPPTLEMLRFLYTLGLEGYLEHRVLKEAAELGVDLTTLQVPQKTNLQTAIRPVQVFVGRDQELQLLHERLQQIPPAIVTITGLGGVGKSTLVRAYCAEHHPEDTLWLKADGLKDASGLLHQLGLNVQQADPWVGLTDTLRYHKGIVVIDGADQLSGLDHLQNWLRFPDLRVIVTCRQPLQLPEESLLKLEPFSIQEYRGMGLSEVMNHPAVQCFEKHAKRNHAAFKIRPEDAQDVVHLCAALSGLPLALEMASSWTQILSLKEIREEVQQVVDPEGDPQSLKPIFEASWNLLSEQEKQALTNLNCFLGSFTREAAVIVSGVQLRTLQQLVRKSMLQMEPGQRFRVPPVLRGFIPDAPAEVGQKYQEYHLHLLDTMDATPGQQLMEFAGAIPDLMEIIRRILHSSTVKTLPLLKMFDTSGFYHIGLQFYSDIIRSIKIIEFPDIFIEYAWLCFRIGINSEAIRICEMLDDHDMDREVLMKVYNIKASVAMAVCNYRVSEEYYMKAFSLAILVGDKGRVFLYGINYCLILSENDKNNLAKDIMEKLEKRLDKLNLYQDLYINYVKNIILFRIDDDRRYILYMDQISEEARNNEFMDIYLHAVCKKYEFMFDISSFADDSNDLLYAMGIAQINNNISMYNSLKVVQVINNLDQNYDLFELIYRMRSSRDRYSLALLLCFIASFKEMVHHDFLKKVIDYPFMSTYRWERLKKRLADSEGSAPENQLFEKSYMKVLLEAVEWMVFKDHQQEWVGDRQHHPHPEATEVLHLLEPHPTSPERSL; this comes from the coding sequence ATGCACGTACAGACGCTGGGCGCACTCGAAGCAGGCATCAAACCGATCAAACCCAAGAACCTGCTTCTGCTCTGCTATCTGGCCCTGGAAGGCAAACAGGACCGCAAACACCTGCAGATGCTCTTCTGGCCCGAAGCTGCCGACCCGGCAACCAGTCTGCGTGTGGCCCTCAGTTATCTGCAGGGTCTGGGCAAGGACCTCTTCAGATCGGTGCAAAATCAGGTGGAGTCCCTGATCCACACCGACGCCCAGGAATTGACCCAGTTCTACCAGCAACAACAGTACAGCGAGGTGATCAAGCTGTACTCAGGGGCTTTCCTGAAGGGACTTGACCTGAAGAACTCCAGCACCGAACTTGAAGACTGGATTTTCGAGACCCGCGAAAAACTGGCCTCTCTGGTGCAGTGGTCTGTTCTGTACGAGGCGCAGAAGGTGCGTTATTCCATGCCAGACCAGTTTCAGGCCCTGGCAGAGCAGTTTTTCCAGATTGATGGTGCCCCTCCACCCACACTGGAGATGCTGCGTTTTTTATACACGCTGGGACTGGAAGGGTACCTGGAACACCGGGTCCTCAAAGAAGCTGCAGAACTGGGTGTGGACCTGACCACCTTGCAGGTGCCCCAGAAGACCAACCTGCAGACCGCCATCCGTCCCGTGCAGGTCTTTGTGGGGCGGGATCAGGAACTTCAACTCCTGCATGAGCGCCTTCAGCAGATCCCTCCAGCGATTGTGACCATCACAGGTCTGGGTGGGGTGGGAAAGAGCACCCTGGTGCGGGCTTATTGTGCTGAGCATCATCCTGAGGACACCCTCTGGCTCAAGGCAGATGGCCTGAAAGACGCCAGTGGCCTGCTGCACCAGCTGGGTCTGAATGTGCAGCAGGCAGATCCCTGGGTGGGCCTCACCGACACCCTGAGATACCACAAGGGCATCGTGGTGATTGATGGGGCAGACCAGCTTTCTGGACTGGACCACCTGCAGAACTGGCTGCGTTTCCCTGACCTGCGGGTGATTGTGACCTGCAGGCAACCCTTGCAGCTTCCAGAGGAGAGCCTTTTGAAGCTGGAGCCTTTCAGCATTCAGGAGTACCGTGGCATGGGCCTCAGCGAGGTCATGAATCACCCGGCAGTGCAGTGTTTTGAGAAGCACGCAAAACGAAACCATGCAGCTTTCAAAATTCGGCCTGAAGATGCGCAGGATGTGGTGCATCTGTGCGCTGCCCTCAGTGGCCTTCCTCTGGCGCTGGAAATGGCTTCCAGCTGGACCCAGATTCTTTCTTTGAAAGAGATTCGCGAGGAAGTACAGCAGGTGGTGGACCCCGAAGGGGACCCTCAGAGTTTAAAACCCATTTTTGAGGCCAGCTGGAATCTGCTTTCAGAACAGGAAAAGCAGGCCCTGACCAATCTGAATTGTTTTCTGGGCAGTTTCACCAGAGAGGCTGCGGTGATCGTCAGTGGGGTGCAGCTCAGGACTTTGCAGCAACTTGTGCGGAAATCCATGCTGCAGATGGAGCCCGGACAGCGTTTTCGGGTACCTCCGGTATTGCGTGGATTTATTCCAGATGCACCAGCAGAGGTTGGCCAGAAGTACCAGGAATACCATCTGCATTTGCTGGATACAATGGATGCAACGCCTGGTCAACAACTGATGGAGTTTGCAGGAGCCATTCCGGATCTCATGGAAATCATCAGAAGAATTTTGCATTCCTCGACAGTAAAAACCTTACCACTTTTGAAAATGTTTGACACTTCTGGTTTTTATCATATCGGCTTGCAATTTTACTCAGATATCATCAGATCAATTAAAATAATAGAGTTTCCTGATATCTTTATAGAATACGCATGGTTATGCTTCAGGATCGGAATAAATAGTGAGGCAATTAGGATCTGTGAAATGCTAGATGATCATGATATGGATAGAGAGGTTTTAATGAAAGTTTATAATATTAAAGCGTCTGTTGCTATGGCGGTATGTAATTATCGGGTCTCTGAAGAATACTATATGAAGGCTTTTAGTTTGGCTATCTTGGTAGGTGATAAGGGTAGAGTGTTTTTATATGGTATAAATTACTGTCTGATTCTAAGTGAGAATGATAAAAACAATTTGGCTAAAGATATAATGGAAAAACTTGAAAAAAGATTAGATAAATTAAACCTGTATCAAGATTTATATATAAATTATGTTAAAAATATAATTTTATTTAGAATTGATGATGATCGGAGGTATATATTGTATATGGATCAAATATCAGAGGAGGCAAGAAATAACGAATTTATGGATATATATTTGCACGCTGTTTGCAAAAAATATGAGTTTATGTTCGATATATCTTCATTTGCAGATGATAGTAATGATCTGCTATATGCTATGGGAATAGCGCAAATCAATAACAATATTAGTATGTATAACAGCTTGAAAGTTGTCCAAGTAATAAATAATCTAGATCAAAATTATGATTTGTTCGAATTAATATATAGAATGAGATCATCGAGAGACAGATACAGTTTAGCTCTATTATTGTGTTTTATCGCCTCGTTTAAAGAGATGGTCCATCATGACTTTTTGAAAAAGGTGATTGACTATCCCTTCATGAGCACATATAGGTGGGAAAGGTTGAAAAAAAGATTGGCTGACTCGGAGGGGAGTGCCCCTGAGAATCAGCTTTTTGAGAAGAGCTACATGAAGGTTTTACTGGAAGCAGTGGAATGGATGGTCTTCAAGGACCACCAACAAGAATGGGTGGGGGACCGCCAACATCATCCTCATCCAGAGGCAACAGAGGTTCTACATCTGCTGGAACCACATCCCACAAGCCCGGAACGATCCCTCTGA
- a CDS encoding MOSC domain-containing protein yields the protein MLKDLFASQPFTGELIWIGLRPAYRQDLSVVEEVEAITDAGLVGDHTGAQGLKNIQSKGKNPSKRQVTLIQAEHLDVVARLLEKAEIEPELLRRNLVVRGINLHALKKARFRIGEVLFEGTGDCHPCSRMEEVLGPGGYNAMRGHGGITARVLEGGILHLADVVRLETPLEFQG from the coding sequence ATGCTCAAAGATCTGTTTGCCAGCCAGCCTTTCACCGGAGAACTCATCTGGATCGGCCTGAGGCCTGCCTACCGTCAGGACCTTTCGGTGGTGGAAGAAGTGGAGGCCATCACCGATGCCGGTCTGGTGGGGGACCACACTGGAGCGCAGGGCCTGAAAAACATCCAGTCGAAGGGGAAAAATCCCAGCAAAAGACAGGTGACGCTCATTCAGGCGGAGCATCTGGATGTGGTGGCAAGGCTTCTGGAGAAGGCCGAGATCGAACCTGAGCTGCTGAGGCGCAATCTGGTGGTGCGCGGCATCAATTTGCATGCCCTGAAAAAAGCCCGTTTTCGCATCGGGGAGGTGCTTTTTGAGGGCACCGGGGACTGTCATCCCTGCAGCCGCATGGAGGAGGTTCTGGGCCCAGGAGGCTACAACGCCATGCGCGGGCATGGTGGGATCACCGCACGGGTGCTGGAGGGAGGAATCCTGCATCTGGCAGATGTGGTTCGGCTGGAGACTCCGTTAGAATTTCAAGGGTGA
- a CDS encoding aminoglycoside phosphotransferase family protein: MNPEFLANIKLYFEEGETWLQTLPTLLEHFAAEWNLELGEPFENLSFNYVTRAKRNGQDVVLKLGVPRDELRSEIAALRLYGGVGSVRLLEADADQGALLIERLFPGQMLSILPEDQTVRVMCEVMQKIWHPVPENSSFPSVADWHEGLAEFPRSGTGIPAEVLDLAESFYQEMQETAEAPVVLHGDLHHFNVLSAGEGWLAIDPKGITGERTYEIGAFLRNPWPALYETYTPEELREVQRKRVEQFAQHLGLSRERILKWGYYIFVLSAVWGYSETSDNWKKELLGASILKDLL, encoded by the coding sequence GTGAATCCTGAGTTTCTGGCAAACATCAAACTGTATTTTGAGGAAGGCGAAACCTGGCTGCAGACGCTGCCCACCCTGCTTGAACATTTCGCTGCGGAGTGGAACCTTGAGCTCGGCGAACCTTTCGAGAACCTGTCTTTCAATTATGTGACCCGTGCAAAGCGCAATGGGCAGGATGTGGTTCTGAAACTGGGGGTCCCCAGAGATGAACTGCGCAGTGAGATTGCAGCCCTGAGGCTCTATGGTGGGGTGGGGTCTGTCCGTCTGCTGGAGGCAGATGCAGATCAGGGGGCACTGCTCATCGAGCGCCTCTTCCCGGGCCAGATGCTCAGCATCCTTCCTGAGGACCAGACCGTCAGGGTCATGTGTGAGGTGATGCAGAAGATCTGGCACCCTGTGCCTGAGAACAGCAGCTTTCCCAGCGTTGCCGACTGGCATGAGGGTCTGGCTGAATTTCCTCGCAGCGGGACAGGGATTCCCGCAGAGGTGCTGGATCTGGCAGAAAGCTTTTATCAGGAGATGCAGGAGACTGCAGAGGCCCCGGTGGTTCTGCATGGGGATCTTCACCATTTCAATGTTCTGAGTGCTGGAGAGGGCTGGCTGGCCATTGACCCCAAGGGCATCACCGGGGAGAGAACCTATGAAATCGGGGCTTTCCTGCGCAATCCCTGGCCTGCACTGTATGAGACCTACACCCCGGAAGAACTGAGAGAAGTGCAACGCAAGCGGGTGGAGCAGTTTGCACAGCATCTCGGCCTTTCCCGCGAACGCATCCTGAAGTGGGGGTACTACATTTTTGTGCTGTCTGCCGTCTGGGGGTACTCGGAAACCAGTGACAACTGGAAGAAAGAGCTGCTGGGGGCCAGCATCCTGAAGGACCTTTTGTGA
- a CDS encoding tRNA (adenine(22)-N(1))-methyltransferase encodes MNLKSLEPRLQTVLEWVPNGVHADIGADHAYLLGNLLGQNRILRGIAVEKNQEPFELACKNLEKFGSRAEARLGDGLGPLAAGEVDSISICGMGAGLMVKILQAHPERVPDQVITQPNDSAEPMRRWAWERGFHVKQETLTLGFWHYPVLHFERKTGEDPSYAGLPLDVAFRFGPHLLKRKEPLLLDHVLQQQKRLTQLEGTGNPKVQRDLDCVRSALEILQK; translated from the coding sequence GTGAACCTCAAGAGCTTAGAGCCCAGACTTCAGACGGTGCTGGAGTGGGTTCCGAACGGCGTCCATGCAGACATTGGGGCAGACCATGCCTACCTGCTCGGGAACCTGCTGGGCCAGAACCGCATTTTGAGAGGCATTGCTGTAGAGAAAAATCAGGAACCTTTCGAACTGGCCTGCAAAAACCTGGAGAAATTTGGGAGCCGTGCAGAGGCCCGACTGGGAGATGGCCTGGGACCTCTTGCTGCTGGAGAGGTGGACAGCATCAGCATCTGTGGCATGGGTGCAGGGCTCATGGTGAAGATCCTGCAGGCCCATCCAGAGCGGGTTCCAGATCAGGTGATCACGCAGCCCAACGACTCTGCAGAGCCCATGAGACGCTGGGCATGGGAGAGGGGTTTTCATGTGAAACAGGAAACCCTCACGCTGGGCTTCTGGCATTATCCTGTGCTGCACTTTGAAAGAAAGACAGGAGAGGACCCCAGCTATGCAGGTTTACCTCTGGATGTGGCTTTCAGGTTCGGACCTCACCTGCTGAAACGCAAAGAACCTTTGCTGCTGGACCATGTTTTGCAACAGCAAAAAAGATTGACCCAGCTGGAGGGCACAGGAAATCCAAAAGTTCAGCGGGATCTTGATTGTGTGAGAAGTGCGCTGGAAATATTACAGAAATAA
- a CDS encoding HpcH/HpaI aldolase/citrate lyase family protein, translating into MPIYKRRRSALFLPASNARAIEKARTLPADVVILDLEDAVSPEQKALARDQAATAIRDGFPMEVAVRINPIHTIWGEADLALMEDVKPDLLVLPKVESIQNLPSVGIPLWAMIETPLGVVHSREIAEHGDVEALVMGTTDLVKALQARPLPGRENLMYALSQVVTHARAYGKYALDGVHLDFRNLQTLEEVCIQGKNLGFDGKTLIHPAQLEVANRIFSPSPEEIEWARRVIAAWQAKDPDQGVTVLDGMLIEELHAIEAERILELAT; encoded by the coding sequence ATGCCCATTTACAAACGCCGCCGCAGCGCCCTTTTTCTGCCTGCCAGCAACGCCAGAGCCATTGAAAAAGCCCGCACCCTGCCTGCCGATGTGGTGATTCTGGACCTTGAGGATGCCGTCTCTCCTGAGCAGAAGGCCCTTGCCAGAGACCAGGCGGCCACAGCCATCCGGGACGGTTTCCCGATGGAGGTGGCGGTGCGCATCAATCCCATTCACACCATCTGGGGTGAGGCGGACCTTGCCCTGATGGAGGACGTGAAACCCGATTTGCTGGTCCTTCCCAAGGTGGAAAGCATCCAGAACCTGCCCAGTGTGGGGATTCCCCTGTGGGCAATGATTGAAACCCCTCTGGGTGTGGTGCACAGCCGTGAGATTGCAGAGCATGGGGATGTGGAGGCCCTGGTGATGGGGACCACCGATCTGGTGAAGGCCCTGCAGGCCCGTCCCCTCCCGGGAAGAGAAAACCTGATGTACGCCCTGTCTCAGGTGGTGACCCATGCCAGGGCTTATGGCAAGTACGCTCTGGACGGGGTGCATCTGGATTTCAGGAACCTGCAGACCCTGGAGGAGGTGTGCATTCAGGGGAAAAACCTGGGCTTTGATGGCAAGACCCTGATTCACCCGGCGCAACTGGAGGTGGCCAACCGCATTTTTTCCCCGAGCCCTGAGGAGATCGAGTGGGCACGCAGGGTGATTGCTGCATGGCAGGCCAAGGACCCCGATCAGGGGGTAACAGTACTCGATGGGATGCTGATCGAGGAACTGCACGCCATTGAAGCGGAGCGGATTCTGGAACTGGCCACCTGA
- a CDS encoding c-type cytochrome, whose translation MKKLALLVCALCIPLVQAAPPKGDAAKGKTFFEANCSGCHGEAAAGGIGPKLAGKLQKWTFAGFKKTLKENVTPDRRTLKPPMMKFNFSDQEFADLLSYLKSLK comes from the coding sequence ATGAAAAAACTTGCTCTGCTGGTGTGTGCTTTGTGCATTCCGCTGGTCCAGGCCGCCCCCCCAAAAGGGGACGCAGCAAAGGGAAAAACCTTCTTTGAGGCCAATTGCTCGGGATGCCACGGTGAGGCGGCAGCAGGAGGCATTGGACCAAAGCTGGCCGGGAAGCTCCAGAAGTGGACTTTTGCAGGATTCAAAAAGACCCTCAAAGAGAACGTCACCCCGGACAGAAGAACCCTGAAGCCCCCCATGATGAAATTCAACTTTTCGGATCAGGAATTTGCCGACCTGCTCTCCTACCTGAAATCCCTGAAATAA